CCATCCTTAACGTCCTGAGGCTCATCCTTAAACTTTTCCTGTGTTTCGAGGAAAAACATCAAATCTTTAACTTGCTCATTCAAATCTTGATTCTGggcttcaagttctgtTTTAGAACTTGTGAGGTATTCAACTTTGCTGGACAAGGTTTCATTGAACATTTTAGACTCATTTAAGTCCTTGGATAATCTGTTGATTTTCTCATCTTTGAGCTTGATTTTGTCCTTCAATGACGGGATCACATCAAGGTTTATCTGACTAAGCTGCTCGGTCAATTCATCCACCTTGATTTCTAGATTTGTTATAGCTTTCGTATTCATAATTTCAGTGATCGAGGATCCTCTTCTAGACTTTCCAACAGCATGTCCTGAATTCTTTTCGCTCAACAATGCCTCATAGTATTCTTGCTGGCTTGCTAATTGACTGATCAACAACTGCGAGTATTCGaatccaacttcatcaaccTTATCGATACTACTGTTTGGTTTATCTGAACTCGAAGAACCCTTCTCAGGCAACTCAACTAGCTTTCCATCCGATTGGTTGGTAATAAGCCTATGAACATAGTTATCCCCTGCATAGTCCCAAACTCTGGATGTGCTCATTTCCATCGCAAAACAGTGGCCTGTGTTTACAAAGTGCTTGAGTGAATGCTGTTCCGGTGCATACCTACTGCAGCCTATGTTACCACATATTAGACATATCCACAAATTGTCTATGGTAGAGCACTCAGCACAAGTTTCTGTTTCTTCCGAAACAGAGTCAAATAGAGATGACCTCCCGGTGGTAGTACTTTCAGATGTGGTAGAAGTCCCACCGGCTGCAGAATGGGGCAACGCTACACTTTGCATTCTCGCAGAACTGTATTGCAGAAGCCTTCTGATCGATCTTCgaactttttgattggAAACATTATTAGAATACCGACAAATAGGGCATGTATCGTCTTTCCATTTAGATAAACATTGACAATGAAACGTATGTTGACAAGGAATTGTCAATAAGCCGGTGACCTCAGCATCCATACGTTCCAAGCAAACTGGGCATGTCGGGAGCTCTACCAAAGTGGTGTTATCGGTTGAAGTTTTGGTTTCTGGAGACGTAAATGGGTCGTTTAGAAGAAACGGTATCAACGCATCATTTGTAGATTTTACTAACTTAGTATCTTGTGAGTTGGGGGATTCAATCCGAACGGACTTTACGTATACCACATGACACGCCTCGGGTTCCATGGAATTGAATGGTTTACCATCAAAATTATATTGGAATTCAGCCGTCTTTAccaagtcgttgaacttcaacaatactAAGAACCGGTTCGGCTTCTCACTCTTTAGAATCCTTATGTGTGTAATATATGCCATGTATTTCTCACCAATGAACCCTAGCACATCTGTGGCGGTGAAATATGTGGGGATTGATATGATGGATAACATAGTATCATCGCCTTGATTGGAGACCACAGTACTTTTCACCTCTTCTGGACCATCATCACTGTCActgtcatcttcaaattctcGATAGAGACGAACAATTCCTTCACCAAGAAATTTGGCCTTGATAGGCTCTCTGCTATTCATTTTAAAgggcttcttcttctttgtgttgttgatggattgaacttcaagttgtgAGTAGCGGTAATCAAGGATGGCTTCTTTGTCCTGGAGATCGGGAAATTCAATTACTATATGATAGGAGTCTGTACCTATCATTATCTGCTGCTGAATCTTCAAGCTCTGTTAGACTTGTTATCGCTTTTATCTGCGCGAAAGAAGTTTTGAGAGGCAGCATGGTTCAGAATAGGATATTTATCTAGGATATATATGTTTTTAATAGTGTTTAGGATATGCTTTGTGTGATACGTTCAGTTATAACTCTCACACCCATCTTTCTATGGGAAATTCGGTCAAACTATTGAGAATCTGCATCTTTCTTCCCGCAAGTTTTTCTTTGACAGGCCCAATGTAGGCATGTGCTTCAGGATGAGGAACCCAAATGACATGGGCATCTGCTGCTAAACCAGACAAAACACCAGGAATTCCGTCCTCGAAAACCAAACACTCTTCTGGCTTAATTGGTTCCAAATTTTGGGATTTCCTGTGTTCGTTGAGACTCCCCAAGCAGACATACCAAATATATGGCTCTGGTTTTCCTTTACCTTTTGGAATTCTTGTGTCATCTCCGGTGACAATATGGTCTCCAAAAAAGTCGGTGAATCCTTCCAAGTGGTTGgtttttctttcaaagttaAGCTTATTAGAACTAGTTCCAAGAGCAATTGGAATGCCGTTCTGCTTCAAGTGTGCAAGGATCTCAAACGCTCCGGGTAAATAATTGGCCCTGTGCCACTTGGTGGCCTGGATTTCCATGGCCTTTTTAGCGAATTCTTCTGCAGTTATTGGAAGTTGATAATGATCTATGATTATTTTAGTGGCCTCAAGACCTGGAAGTCCTTgcaacttgatcttgacaTCCCAAGTCAAAGGACCCTTACCGAACTCTTTGAATAAATCGGAAGTCGCTTCAGTGTAAAGGTCTTCTGTGTTGAGTAAGGTTCCATCCATGTCTGGAGGTTTGTTAGTACATAATCGATGGGTTAATAATGGGTTGACTCACATACCGAAAAGACATGCTTTAAACTTGCTTGGACTATAGGATATTAGTATTATGAGGATAACTCTGTTGGCGTATAAAACACCAGTGTATATATATCACACATACACCATTGTGAGTAAGAATGGAAAAATTCAGTTCTAGTGATTGACTTGAAATGCGCGGTGTATCTCACGCTTCACACTTTAGTGGCCATAATACGACATAGACTTCCAACGGCTCTTACGTATCCCTGGTTGGACAAGAACTACCGCATACCACTCACATCCACTAATCTTTAATTTGATCATAAAGACAATTTGCACTACAATGGTGGAACTCATTACCAGAGATAAgtcggctgcaaaataaaTATAATCCATTCCAAACAAACTATTAAAGAGGAGCGTTTTTAAACAAGTATGAGATACTTTCACCGTTGTGTAATCTTCTGATAGACTCAGCAATCACAGTTGACACGTCGATCGTATCTAATTTAGAACACAACTTgagtttttcttcaaaaggtACCGTATTGGTACACACAACCCTCTCTAACTTGGAGTTATTGATGTTCTCAATCGCCTTACCTGATAAGATCCCATGTGTCACAATGGCGATAACCTCTTTTGCCCCGTTATCCAATAATACTTCGGCAGCTTTGGCCAAGGTTCCACAAGTATCGGCCATGTCATCCACAATTATACAAATCTTATCAGTtacatcaccaaccaatACCATTCTCGACACTTCGTTTGCTCTGGCTCTTTCCTTGTGGATTAAAGcaaagttcaagtccaatCTATCGGCCAAACCAGCAGCTCTTTTGGCACCTCCCGCATCTGGTGATACAATGATAGcttgttggaagatgatcttttctttgatatATCTCACCACACTTGGTTCAGCATACAAATTGTCAACCGGCACATCGAAAAAGCCTTGAATCTGGGAAGCATGCAAGTCCATGGTGATAACATGATCACATCCGGCAGTGGTCAACATATC
The sequence above is drawn from the Yamadazyma tenuis chromosome 3, complete sequence genome and encodes:
- a CDS encoding RING finger protein Etp1 (EggNog:ENOG503NV00; BUSCO:EOG092614ZG; COG:O); its protein translation is MNSREPIKAKFLGEGIVRLYREFEDDSDSDDGPEEVKSTVVSNQGDDTMLSIISIPTYFTATDVLGFIGEKYMAYITHIRILKSEKPNRFLVLLKFNDLVKTAEFQYNFDGKPFNSMEPEACHVVYVKSVRIESPNSQDTKLVKSTNDALIPFLLNDPFTSPETKTSTDNTTLVELPTCPVCLERMDAEVTGLLTIPCQHTVWDYAGDNYVHRLITNQSDGKLVELPEKGSSSSDKPNSSIDKVDEVGFEYSQLLISQLASQQEYYEALLSEKNSGHAVGKSRRGSSITEIMNTKAITNLEIKVDELTEQLSQINLDVIPSLKDKIKLKDEKINRLSKDLNESKMFNETLSSKVEYLTSSKTELEAQNQDLNEQVKDLMFFLETQEKFKDEPQDVKDGTIVIQKDAKSKKGKKKR
- a CDS encoding beta-phosphoglucomutase family hydrolase (EggNog:ENOG503NZGS; COG:S); the encoded protein is MVPSKFKACLFDMDGTLLNTEDLYTEATSDLFKEFGKGPLTWDVKIKLQGLPGLEATKIIIDHYQLPITAEEFAKKAMEIQATKWHRANYLPGAFEILAHLKQNGIPIALGTSSNKLNFERKTNHLEGFTDFFGDHIVTGDDTRIPKGKGKPEPYIWYVCLGSLNEHRKSQNLEPIKPEECLVFEDGIPGVLSGLAADAHVIWVPHPEAHAYIGPVKEKLAGRKMQILNSLTEFPIERWV
- the PRS1_1 gene encoding ribose-phosphate pyrophosphokinase 1 (EggNog:ENOG503NU9Y; COG:E,F), producing the protein MSTNSIKLLASDVHKGLAELVAKRLGLKLTPSEIKRDSTGEVQFSIGESVRDEDLFVICQIGSGVVNDRVIELLIMINACKTASARRITVILPNFPYARQDRKDKSRAPITAKLMADMLTTAGCDHVITMDLHASQIQGFFDVPVDNLYAEPSVVRYIKEKIIFQQAIIVSPDAGGAKRAAGLADRLDLNFALIHKERARANEVSRMVLVGDVTDKICIIVDDMADTCGTLAKAAEVLLDNGAKEVIAIVTHGILSGKAIENINNSKLERVVCTNTVPFEEKLKLCSKLDTIDVSTVIAESIRRLHNGESISYLFKNAPL